In Wolbachia endosymbiont (group B) of Germaria angustata, the following are encoded in one genomic region:
- the lgt gene encoding prolipoprotein diacylglyceryl transferase: MSLSPVIFSIGPVSIYWYSLAYVLGIVFAYWYLHKLDNQKIFTKNFYDSLLTAVIIGIILGGRIGYVLIYDPVLYISNPIEILKTWEGGMSFHGGAIGVLLAVIISCRRHNIPIFYTLDLISCGVPIGLLLGRIGNFINGELFGRVTTMPWGMVFPESGDNLLRHPSQLYEAFLEGALLFVVVNSLFFLNKMRLYYGATTGVAVMLYGVARFMVEFFREPDYQIGYLWFNLTMGQLLSIPMILVGMLIYLGALNFRFDTKSIQ, from the coding sequence ATGTCTTTAAGTCCAGTTATTTTTAGCATCGGTCCTGTTTCTATATATTGGTACTCTTTAGCATATGTTTTGGGTATAGTTTTTGCATATTGGTATTTACATAAGCTAGACAATCAAAAAATATTTACTAAGAATTTTTACGATTCGTTATTAACAGCCGTTATTATAGGCATTATCCTTGGAGGTAGGATTGGGTACGTATTGATATATGATCCGGTTCTCTATATAAGCAATCCTATCGAGATACTAAAGACCTGGGAAGGAGGGATGTCATTTCATGGCGGTGCTATAGGAGTTTTGCTTGCAGTAATAATCTCCTGTAGAAGACATAACATTCCTATATTTTACACACTGGATCTAATTTCTTGTGGAGTTCCGATAGGTTTACTTCTAGGCCGCATAGGTAATTTTATAAATGGAGAGTTATTTGGCAGGGTTACAACTATGCCGTGGGGTATGGTATTTCCAGAAAGTGGTGATAATTTATTGCGCCATCCAAGCCAACTTTATGAAGCATTTTTAGAAGGAGCGCTACTTTTCGTAGTTGTAAATTCACTATTTTTCTTGAACAAAATGAGATTGTATTATGGTGCAACAACTGGAGTTGCAGTTATGTTGTATGGAGTAGCACGTTTTATGGTTGAATTTTTCCGCGAGCCAGACTATCAAATTGGCTATTTATGGTTCAATTTAACTATGGGACAGTTGCTTTCTATACCTATGATTTTGGTGGGAATGCTTATATATTTAGGTGCGTTGAATTTTAGGTTTGATACAAAATCTATTCAATAG
- a CDS encoding DUF3857 domain-containing protein codes for MRFLKAVFNLAMLAFFVASTAEARWSKYEDASVEVKFSNVNINVNRDGTYETEVELQAKILKESGRDRFSLYSLIYNDDSADLTVLEAKTAYNGEEYIVTEDMIEDKPLASPSKGFDQLRQVTISFPKIEIGTEVYLRYKQVNKKVPVDNFYGLSFSYHGDYLQAENTKINSELPLEIKVNDPREVLEIAEEKNDDIHSISIALKKAVYENTTNEPHNGILNIKHNTWVSLSSLSEWEDLAKKLAPGYHSVINQPLPATFEAIAEFADNESTDEEKINAVTSLLNEKVQYMGDWRTVSGKFFPRDLEKIADSQVGDCKDFSASTAAILQKLGYKVQPILVMRGTTSTSNPEALPNMGNFNHVMLKVTNRDGKIYWIDPTNTVSMAQGIFPDIADRNALVLDSEEADYIKIPAVQGENSKVISHSELTIEDNVVNEYGQLTVQGEAALGLTGVGLYYSDEQLRDSVFRMISGVYLDEEEKKFLELPDLTLRNVEDLTIKYEFQQKNKIFKTNLGPALNLGDNWLNDVVNTASDQVSDLFIGVPKTKESHMIIKDIKIKNCENLNFEIDSPWLYVNRFCKYKNDGTEFSNLITIKKSFITNEELKTAEYKNLKSELENNFSRASIIISE; via the coding sequence ATGAGGTTTTTAAAAGCTGTCTTTAACTTAGCAATGTTAGCATTTTTTGTAGCTTCGACAGCTGAAGCAAGGTGGAGTAAGTACGAAGATGCTTCTGTTGAGGTTAAGTTTTCTAATGTTAACATTAATGTTAATAGAGATGGTACCTACGAAACGGAAGTAGAACTACAAGCAAAAATACTCAAGGAGTCTGGGCGTGATAGATTTTCTCTGTATAGTTTAATCTACAATGATGATAGTGCAGATTTGACTGTTTTAGAAGCTAAAACAGCTTATAACGGAGAGGAATATATAGTCACTGAAGACATGATAGAGGATAAACCGCTAGCTAGTCCTAGTAAAGGCTTCGATCAGCTAAGGCAAGTAACTATATCGTTTCCTAAAATAGAAATTGGTACAGAAGTATATTTAAGGTATAAACAAGTTAACAAAAAGGTTCCTGTTGATAATTTTTATGGCTTGAGCTTTTCTTATCATGGGGATTATTTACAAGCAGAAAATACTAAAATCAATTCTGAATTACCCCTGGAGATTAAAGTTAATGATCCAAGAGAAGTATTAGAAATCGCTGAGGAAAAAAATGATGATATACACTCTATAAGCATTGCTTTAAAGAAAGCAGTTTATGAAAACACAACAAATGAACCACATAATGGAATATTGAACATAAAACACAACACTTGGGTATCACTTTCAAGCTTATCTGAATGGGAGGATTTAGCTAAAAAATTAGCTCCTGGATATCATAGCGTTATCAATCAGCCGCTTCCTGCAACTTTTGAAGCTATAGCAGAATTTGCTGACAATGAGAGTACCGATGAGGAGAAAATTAATGCAGTCACTTCTTTATTGAATGAAAAAGTTCAGTACATGGGAGACTGGCGTACAGTGTCAGGAAAATTTTTTCCGAGAGATTTGGAGAAAATTGCTGATTCTCAAGTCGGGGATTGCAAAGACTTTTCTGCTAGCACGGCTGCTATTCTGCAAAAACTTGGTTATAAAGTTCAACCTATTTTAGTTATGAGAGGAACTACTAGCACTTCTAATCCTGAAGCATTACCTAATATGGGTAATTTTAATCATGTGATGCTCAAAGTAACAAATAGAGATGGAAAAATATATTGGATCGATCCAACTAATACCGTCAGTATGGCACAGGGTATTTTCCCAGACATTGCTGATAGGAACGCTCTAGTACTCGATTCTGAGGAAGCAGATTACATAAAGATTCCTGCTGTACAAGGTGAAAATTCAAAAGTGATATCCCATAGTGAATTAACTATAGAAGATAACGTTGTAAATGAATATGGCCAGCTTACCGTGCAAGGGGAAGCAGCCTTAGGCTTAACAGGTGTTGGATTATATTATTCAGATGAGCAGTTAAGAGATTCTGTTTTTCGTATGATTAGTGGAGTATATCTTGATGAAGAAGAAAAGAAGTTCTTAGAATTGCCTGACCTTACCTTGCGTAATGTAGAGGATCTGACAATTAAATATGAGTTTCAGCAAAAAAATAAGATTTTTAAGACAAATTTAGGGCCAGCTTTGAATTTAGGAGATAATTGGCTTAATGATGTTGTCAATACAGCTTCTGACCAAGTGTCAGACCTTTTTATTGGTGTTCCTAAAACTAAGGAAAGCCATATGATAATAAAAGATATCAAAATTAAAAACTGTGAAAATTTGAATTTTGAAATAGATTCTCCTTGGTTATATGTAAATAGGTTCTGTAAATATAAAAATGATGGAACCGAATTTAGCAATTTAATAACCATAAAGAAAAGCTTTATTACCAATGAAGAATTAAAGACTGCTGAATATAAAAACTTAAAAAGCGAATTGGAGAATAATTTTTCTAGAGCCTCTATAATAATAAGTGAATGA
- a CDS encoding UbiD family decarboxylase, whose amino-acid sequence MYNNLRDFIRALEEKKDLIRIKKEVSTILEMTEIHRRVLSNKGPAIIFENVVTENGKNSIPVLVNLFGTIERIAFGLGINSDELRDLGKLLAFLRSPEPPKTFKDAVKMFPLLKVVLSMRSKVVSKAPCQEVVLTGDKVDLSLLPIQTCWPNEPAPIITWPLVVTKGPTADKQDNFNLGIYRMQVVNKKTTLMRWLAHRGGAGHHKRWKERGQNMKFPAAAVIGSDPATIIAAVTPVPETLSEYQFAGLLRKKPLELVNCKTIPLQVPAHAEIVLEGYVSLDNYQDEGPYGDHTGYYNAVEQFPEFNITAITMRKDPIYLSTFTGKPPDEPSILGEALNEIFVPILINQFPEIVDFYLPPEGCSYRIAVVSIKKAYPGHAKRIVMGILSFLKQFLYTKFIIVVDDDINIRDWKEVMWAMSTRMDPVRDTITIENAPIDYLDFASPESGLGGKIGFDATNKLPPETKREWGRKIEMSEEIIKKVTEKWKEYGLTDD is encoded by the coding sequence ATGTACAATAACTTACGCGACTTCATCAGAGCATTAGAAGAAAAAAAAGATCTAATTAGAATTAAAAAAGAAGTTTCAACTATTCTTGAAATGACAGAAATTCATCGTAGGGTTTTGTCAAACAAGGGACCAGCTATCATCTTTGAAAATGTTGTCACAGAAAATGGCAAAAATTCAATTCCCGTTTTAGTGAATTTATTTGGTACTATTGAGAGAATTGCATTCGGACTTGGTATAAATTCTGATGAATTAAGGGATCTGGGTAAACTTCTAGCATTTTTGCGATCACCTGAGCCACCAAAAACCTTCAAAGATGCTGTGAAAATGTTTCCTCTACTAAAAGTTGTATTGTCGATGCGGAGCAAAGTTGTAAGCAAAGCTCCATGTCAAGAGGTGGTGCTAACTGGGGATAAGGTGGATCTTAGTTTGCTACCTATTCAGACATGCTGGCCAAACGAGCCTGCACCGATTATCACTTGGCCACTTGTGGTAACAAAAGGACCAACAGCAGACAAGCAAGATAATTTTAATCTTGGAATATATCGTATGCAGGTTGTGAATAAAAAAACGACTCTCATGCGCTGGCTTGCACATCGTGGTGGTGCAGGTCACCATAAACGGTGGAAGGAGAGGGGGCAAAATATGAAGTTTCCTGCGGCTGCTGTGATTGGTAGCGATCCTGCAACGATTATTGCTGCAGTAACTCCGGTGCCGGAGACTTTATCAGAATACCAATTTGCCGGGCTGCTGAGAAAAAAACCACTTGAGCTTGTAAATTGTAAAACTATTCCTCTTCAGGTTCCAGCTCATGCAGAAATTGTTTTGGAAGGATATGTAAGTTTGGATAATTACCAAGATGAAGGGCCATATGGAGACCATACCGGTTACTATAATGCTGTTGAACAGTTTCCTGAGTTTAACATCACTGCAATTACAATGCGCAAAGATCCAATTTATCTCAGCACTTTCACTGGCAAGCCACCTGATGAACCATCAATTCTTGGTGAAGCACTCAACGAAATCTTTGTGCCGATTCTCATCAATCAGTTTCCGGAGATAGTAGATTTTTATCTGCCCCCAGAAGGTTGTTCATATAGAATAGCGGTAGTATCGATAAAAAAGGCTTATCCAGGGCATGCAAAAAGAATTGTTATGGGCATACTCTCTTTTCTCAAACAGTTTTTATATACTAAATTTATCATAGTTGTTGATGATGATATAAATATACGTGATTGGAAGGAAGTGATGTGGGCAATGTCAACAAGAATGGACCCTGTGCGTGATACAATTACGATAGAGAATGCCCCAATTGATTATTTAGATTTTGCTTCCCCTGAAAGTGGTCTCGGAGGTAAAATAGGGTTTGATGCAACAAACAAACTTCCACCTGAAACCAAACGAGAATGGGGAAGAAAAATTGAAATGAGCGAGGAAATAATAAAGAAAGTTACAGAGAAGTGGAAGGAATATGGGTTGACAGATGATTAA
- a CDS encoding Na+/H+ antiporter subunit E — translation MKVRQNIKFFSLSFVILSSLWITLSGYFEPFFILCGVFSSVFTLIIFKRLIDAESALSQILNDSGRLSLYQLISYIPWLIYQIIFSSIYVTKKVLRFKSTVEPIVIVRECIGHNDKTIALFANSVTITPGTLTINVEKKQKTYLSTICLIDKDLESGISEIEGKVLKMLHLVK, via the coding sequence ATGAAAGTCAGGCAAAATATTAAGTTTTTTTCTCTATCATTTGTGATTTTGTCTTCTCTATGGATTACATTGTCTGGTTATTTTGAGCCTTTTTTTATTCTCTGTGGAGTATTTTCTTCTGTGTTCACATTGATTATCTTTAAAAGGTTAATTGATGCTGAAAGTGCCCTTAGTCAAATTCTAAATGATAGTGGTAGGCTGTCACTTTATCAGCTTATAAGTTATATACCTTGGCTAATTTACCAAATTATTTTTTCAAGTATTTATGTAACAAAAAAGGTGCTACGATTCAAATCTACAGTTGAGCCAATTGTTATTGTAAGAGAATGCATAGGACATAATGATAAGACCATTGCATTATTTGCTAACTCGGTTACGATTACTCCTGGAACTTTAACTATCAATGTTGAAAAGAAGCAGAAAACATATTTATCTACCATATGTTTGATAGATAAAGATCTTGAAAGTGGCATTTCTGAAATAGAAGGTAAAGTCTTAAAAATGCTACACCTAGTTAAGTAA
- the smpB gene encoding SsrA-binding protein SmpB — protein MEVIAENRKARFEYFILEEFEAGMILLSSEVKSLRERKANISDAYVTEKKGEIWLNNMHIAEYKAANQKNHKPKRERKLLLHKKEINKLIGQIKISGITVVPLSIYFNDKGLAKTKIAIVKGKKLYDKRATIKQREWDREKSRLSKNNL, from the coding sequence ATGGAAGTTATTGCAGAAAATAGAAAAGCAAGGTTTGAATACTTTATCTTAGAAGAATTTGAAGCAGGTATGATCCTCTTAAGTAGTGAAGTGAAATCACTAAGGGAAAGAAAAGCAAACATTTCTGATGCTTACGTTACCGAAAAAAAAGGTGAAATATGGCTAAACAATATGCATATCGCAGAGTATAAAGCTGCAAACCAAAAGAATCACAAGCCAAAAAGAGAACGAAAATTGCTTTTGCATAAAAAAGAGATAAATAAGCTAATTGGTCAAATCAAAATCTCTGGAATAACTGTTGTGCCACTTTCTATCTATTTTAATGATAAAGGGTTGGCAAAAACTAAAATTGCTATTGTTAAAGGAAAAAAACTCTACGATAAGAGAGCAACCATAAAGCAGAGAGAGTGGGACCGTGAGAAAAGTAGATTGTCTAAGAATAATTTGTAG
- a CDS encoding TIGR02217 family protein, with amino-acid sequence MSFTEIRFPENISYGSTGGPEFSTDVVTTHNGCEQRNINWSRARARYNIAYGVRSNEQLTELITFFQARKGKAIGFRFKDWSDFTVINQEIGIGDDKKTIFQLMKIYISGKDKHTRTIKKPVHDTIKIYLDGEKTEKYSVNYSTGEIAFMKPPAKGTIITASFEFDVPVRFDTDYLNASIDNYSSNSWNNIPLVEVK; translated from the coding sequence ATGTCATTCACAGAAATTAGATTTCCAGAAAATATATCTTATGGTTCCACTGGAGGACCTGAATTTTCCACTGACGTTGTAACAACTCATAATGGTTGTGAGCAGCGCAATATTAATTGGTCTCGTGCACGTGCCAGGTATAACATAGCTTATGGAGTTAGGTCAAACGAGCAGCTAACAGAACTCATAACATTTTTTCAGGCACGAAAAGGTAAAGCAATAGGATTTCGTTTTAAGGATTGGTCAGACTTTACCGTTATCAATCAAGAAATTGGCATAGGAGACGATAAAAAAACGATCTTTCAACTGATGAAAATTTACATAAGTGGAAAAGACAAGCATACACGAACTATTAAAAAGCCAGTGCATGATACAATAAAAATTTACCTAGATGGTGAAAAGACAGAAAAATATTCAGTGAATTATTCAACTGGAGAAATAGCATTTATGAAACCACCAGCAAAAGGTACAATAATCACCGCAAGCTTCGAATTTGATGTACCAGTACGATTTGATACAGATTACCTAAACGCTTCTATTGACAACTACAGCAGTAACAGTTGGAATAATATTCCTTTAGTGGAAGTGAAATAA
- a CDS encoding phospholipase D family protein — MRLLYLLFLSACFSLYYYVGPTFSPCPKATVCFSPEQDCAVPIISEIDQSKESILVQEYTFTLGTVAKSLINAKERGVDVKVVLDKSQLHSKYSVISELFSNGIPIWIDNKPKIAHNKVIIVDNQKVITGSFNLSKTAEKGNAENLLIIENYPELVQQYVKNWEIRMSQSYQYAP, encoded by the coding sequence GTGAGGCTTTTATATCTTTTATTTTTGTCGGCATGTTTTTCTCTGTATTACTATGTGGGTCCTACATTCTCGCCTTGCCCAAAAGCAACAGTTTGCTTCTCACCTGAACAAGACTGTGCTGTACCGATAATCAGCGAGATAGACCAATCTAAAGAATCTATCTTAGTTCAAGAATATACATTTACTCTTGGAACAGTTGCAAAATCTTTGATTAACGCCAAAGAGCGTGGTGTTGATGTTAAAGTCGTCTTAGATAAATCACAACTCCATTCAAAATATAGTGTCATAAGCGAATTGTTTTCAAATGGAATACCGATTTGGATCGATAATAAGCCAAAAATTGCTCATAATAAGGTAATAATTGTTGATAATCAAAAAGTCATCACAGGATCGTTTAACCTCAGTAAGACAGCTGAAAAGGGAAACGCTGAAAATTTATTAATTATTGAAAATTATCCTGAATTAGTCCAGCAGTATGTGAAGAATTGGGAAATACGAATGTCACAATCCTATCAATATGCTCCCTAG
- a CDS encoding ankyrin repeat domain-containing protein — translation MTLDDFLKMLEEINDTSGLSKNNIVERIKIKLERIDLRRWEDSGFNINHIFTTHSDLDPVETTLLHFAAKSGYENIVIALIEYGAYVDAWDSDGCTPLHFAAEWNHKGILDILIESGANVNAWDNDVCTPLHLAAEGGNESVVRALIACGADVNAQNNDGHTPLHFATKSGYENIVIALIEHGAYVDAWDNYRSTPLHFAAESDNENIVRTLIEHGACVNVWDSCGRTPLHFASDHESIRDILIESGAYVSKQNNNRYAPLHFAIEWGCKDVISSLSGNASPRAEMAVGRVEQITLAGRLELF, via the coding sequence ATGACGCTTGATGATTTTCTAAAAATGCTTGAAGAAATAAATGATACTTCAGGTTTAAGCAAGAACAACATAGTTGAACGAATAAAAATAAAATTAGAAAGAATTGATTTACGGAGGTGGGAAGATAGTGGATTTAATATCAATCATATATTCACTACACATAGTGATCTAGATCCTGTAGAAACTACATTGTTGCATTTTGCTGCTAAGAGTGGCTATGAGAACATAGTAATAGCTCTAATTGAATATGGAGCATATGTTGATGCATGGGACAGCGATGGATGCACTCCTTTACATTTTGCTGCTGAATGGAACCACAAAGGCATATTAGATATTTTAATTGAAAGTGGAGCAAATGTTAATGCGTGGGACAATGATGTATGTACACCTTTACATCTTGCTGCCGAAGGTGGGAATGAAAGTGTAGTAAGAGCTCTAATTGCATGTGGAGCAGATGTTAACGCGCAGAACAATGATGGACACACTCCTCTACATTTTGCTACTAAGAGTGGCTATGAGAACATAGTAATAGCTCTAATTGAACACGGAGCATATGTCGATGCGTGGGATAATTATAGAAGCACTCCCTTGCATTTTGCTGCTGAAAGTGATAATGAAAACATAGTAAGAACTCTGATTGAACATGGAGCATGTGTTAATGTGTGGGATAGTTGTGGACGCACTCCTTTGCATTTTGCTAGCGATCATGAAAGTATAAGAGATATTTTAATTGAAAGTGGGGCATATGTTAGTAAACAGAACAATAATAGATATGCTCCTTTACACTTTGCTATTGAATGGGGCTGCAAAGATGTGATAAGTTCTTTGTCAGGTAATGCTAGTCCTAGGGCTGAAATGGCAGTAGGAAGAGTGGAACAAATTACACTTGCAGGAAGATTGGAGCTTTTTTAA
- the purN gene encoding phosphoribosylglycinamide formyltransferase, with product MKKIKLGILISGRGSNMQALIEACQDQNFPAETVCVITNNSEAGGLKIAKQAGVSAFVIEDKPLDTDKIHEILVQHKVDLICLAGFMRIIKANFLNKWHNKVINIHPSLLPSFKGLNAQEQALKAGVKITGCTVHYVTPEIDAGAIIAQSTVPVLPNDDVHSLSERILAEEHKCYVKAVRSIAEGINY from the coding sequence ATGAAAAAGATAAAACTCGGAATACTAATTTCAGGTAGAGGATCAAACATGCAGGCTTTAATAGAAGCATGTCAAGATCAGAATTTCCCTGCTGAAACTGTGTGTGTTATCACAAATAATAGTGAAGCTGGAGGCCTTAAAATAGCAAAGCAAGCAGGAGTTTCAGCATTTGTTATTGAAGATAAGCCACTTGATACTGATAAAATTCATGAAATACTTGTTCAACATAAGGTTGATTTAATTTGCCTTGCAGGGTTTATGAGAATTATAAAGGCCAATTTCCTGAATAAATGGCATAACAAAGTTATAAATATTCATCCCTCTTTACTTCCGTCATTTAAGGGCCTAAATGCTCAGGAGCAAGCTCTGAAAGCGGGTGTAAAAATTACAGGATGTACTGTGCATTATGTTACTCCTGAAATTGATGCTGGAGCCATAATCGCTCAATCTACTGTTCCAGTGTTACCAAATGATGATGTTCACAGTCTCTCAGAGCGCATTCTAGCTGAAGAGCATAAGTGTTATGTAAAAGCAGTAAGATCAATAGCAGAAGGTATTAACTATTGA
- a CDS encoding DsbA family protein — MSKIPFLLIFILAVASLPVINNWLSHRSQNLNDDYIGERLDNYISKNFDRVLKALQEESAKNSYANATKNKISQHKNEIFDSTYPYSGNENSNIIAVGFFDYSCGYCKAIKNDVKQLINDGKVKYIFRDAPILGNNSLKAAKGALATYFIDKEKYLDFHYAALDHRGEFSDETILDIVKNIGINENDFNNSMKNNADKIEQMINNSKLLVRDLGVGGTPFLIIGDSLFVGKTDLNILRKKVNELKD, encoded by the coding sequence ATGTCTAAGATACCATTTTTATTGATTTTTATACTTGCAGTAGCAAGTTTACCAGTAATAAACAATTGGCTTTCACACCGCAGTCAGAACTTAAATGATGATTATATAGGTGAGAGATTGGATAATTACATCAGTAAAAATTTTGATAGAGTTCTAAAAGCTCTCCAGGAAGAGTCAGCTAAAAATAGTTATGCTAATGCAACCAAAAATAAAATTTCTCAGCATAAAAATGAAATATTCGACTCTACTTATCCTTACTCAGGAAATGAAAATAGCAATATCATAGCTGTAGGTTTTTTTGACTATTCTTGTGGATATTGCAAAGCTATAAAGAACGATGTAAAACAATTGATCAATGATGGCAAAGTTAAGTATATCTTTAGGGATGCTCCAATACTTGGTAACAATTCTTTAAAGGCAGCAAAAGGTGCTTTAGCAACTTATTTTATCGATAAAGAAAAGTACTTAGATTTTCACTATGCTGCACTAGATCACAGAGGAGAATTTTCAGACGAAACTATATTAGATATAGTAAAAAATATAGGGATCAACGAGAACGATTTTAATAACTCTATGAAAAATAATGCAGACAAAATTGAGCAAATGATAAACAACAGTAAACTTTTAGTAAGGGATCTAGGAGTAGGCGGTACACCTTTTTTGATAATAGGAGATAGTCTTTTTGTAGGAAAAACTGATTTGAATATATTACGCAAAAAAGTGAATGAGTTAAAAGATTAA
- a CDS encoding ankyrin repeat domain-containing protein, producing MVGNTNLNSTTLEIKIDKKIAKRLKYALEFSQATAKVKVYKILLSFVQNFNEQSLENAIKYLDKTIKERSLCQYIKLHELLDFQDNKGNTLLHYVASHSQHNNIKTLIKYDANPLIKNTNNQIPLDLAQGQTREELIRGMMEQASSKKESSRYDALGRTFAVSCLTFIVFGVGVSIAAECDVVSFPSAILGAIIASPLVGIAAGLIIYFLDHDRKQAKAISTILQESEVSKKSPSLQSSEI from the coding sequence ATGGTGGGTAACACAAATTTAAATTCAACAACTCTTGAAATAAAGATTGATAAAAAGATAGCTAAGCGTTTAAAATATGCTTTAGAATTCTCACAAGCTACAGCAAAGGTGAAAGTATATAAAATTCTGCTTTCTTTTGTACAAAATTTTAATGAGCAATCACTAGAAAATGCAATAAAGTATTTAGATAAAACAATAAAGGAAAGGTCGTTATGTCAATATATAAAGCTTCATGAACTACTAGATTTTCAAGACAATAAAGGAAATACGTTGTTGCACTACGTAGCTTCACATAGTCAACATAACAATATAAAGACCCTTATTAAATATGATGCAAACCCTTTAATCAAAAATACGAATAATCAGATTCCATTAGATTTAGCTCAAGGACAAACAAGGGAAGAGCTTATTAGAGGCATGATGGAACAGGCTAGCTCAAAAAAAGAAAGTTCTAGATATGATGCTTTAGGGCGTACATTCGCTGTCAGCTGTCTTACTTTTATTGTATTTGGAGTGGGTGTGAGCATTGCAGCAGAGTGTGATGTAGTAAGTTTTCCTAGTGCTATATTAGGTGCAATCATAGCATCTCCTCTTGTTGGCATAGCTGCTGGACTAATTATATATTTCTTAGATCATGATCGTAAACAAGCTAAAGCGATATCAACAATTCTACAAGAATCTGAAGTGTCTAAAAAATCACCATCATTACAATCATCTGAAATATAA
- a CDS encoding pitrilysin family protein, translating to MRVSKLLFLLFFCLGFNLQASSHLNIEEVTTNKGLKFLFVKNRDLPKVSLNISFKDAGYVYESAEKQGLAWFTSLVIQEGAGKNDAKDFVKKLEDKGISLNFIAGLEAFRVSLNTLSENLEDAISLLSDAIVRPKVDPEGLNRVFEKAKVNFNNFEKDPYFIAAKELDTLLFKKHPYSRDPYGTLDTIMSITRDDVLTYIKRSFTKDNIVISIVGCATKEEVSTLLDKYLSKLPSKRSKIRKVSVKNEFGPAESKSVFMDIPQSVILFSQRGIAYEDPNYYNASVLINALGGMSLNSILMKELRQNLGITYGVSARNVPNKHGNIISGFMSTDSSTASKAISAVKDTFSRIKEEGIDEQLFKDAKISLVNDLTFSFLSNNVSIAMLLDDMQINDRDVSRINNYVNTINDVKLEEVNKLANSLLNPENLFFVEVGRSAQGQ from the coding sequence ATGAGAGTAAGTAAACTTTTATTTCTACTTTTTTTCTGTCTAGGCTTTAATTTGCAGGCGAGCAGCCACCTAAATATAGAGGAGGTTACTACTAATAAAGGGCTTAAGTTTCTGTTTGTTAAAAACCGTGATTTACCAAAAGTTTCACTCAATATATCATTCAAAGATGCAGGTTACGTGTATGAAAGTGCAGAAAAGCAGGGACTTGCTTGGTTTACTTCTCTTGTAATTCAAGAAGGAGCAGGAAAGAATGATGCCAAAGATTTTGTAAAAAAGCTTGAGGATAAAGGAATTAGTTTAAATTTTATTGCTGGTTTAGAAGCATTTAGGGTTTCATTAAATACTTTATCTGAGAATCTAGAGGATGCAATTTCACTACTAAGTGATGCTATAGTGCGTCCTAAAGTTGATCCTGAAGGATTGAATAGAGTTTTTGAAAAAGCCAAAGTAAACTTTAATAATTTTGAAAAAGATCCTTATTTTATTGCTGCAAAAGAGTTGGATACGTTGTTGTTCAAAAAACATCCTTACTCAAGAGATCCATATGGAACTCTAGACACTATAATGAGCATTACTAGAGACGATGTTTTAACATACATAAAGCGTAGTTTTACTAAGGATAATATAGTTATTAGTATTGTTGGTTGTGCAACAAAAGAAGAAGTTAGTACGCTGCTCGATAAATATTTATCTAAGTTACCATCAAAAAGATCAAAAATTAGGAAGGTATCTGTAAAAAATGAATTTGGGCCTGCAGAAAGTAAGAGCGTTTTTATGGATATACCACAGAGTGTAATACTTTTTTCTCAAAGAGGCATAGCATATGAAGACCCTAATTACTATAATGCTAGTGTTTTGATTAATGCGCTTGGTGGTATGAGTCTAAACTCAATACTGATGAAAGAGTTGAGACAAAATCTAGGTATTACTTATGGTGTCAGTGCACGTAATGTTCCTAATAAGCATGGAAATATTATATCTGGATTTATGAGTACTGATAGTTCCACTGCTAGCAAAGCTATATCAGCAGTAAAAGATACATTTAGCAGAATAAAAGAGGAAGGAATTGACGAACAACTATTCAAGGATGCAAAAATCAGTTTAGTAAATGACCTTACCTTCTCTTTTCTATCCAATAATGTAAGTATAGCGATGCTATTGGATGATATGCAAATAAATGATCGTGATGTTAGCCGTATAAATAATTATGTAAATACTATCAACGACGTTAAATTAGAGGAAGTAAATAAGCTGGCAAATTCTTTACTGAATCCTGAAAATTTATTTTTTGTTGAAGTTGGAAGAAGCGCTCAAGGTCAATAG